One window of the Crassaminicella thermophila genome contains the following:
- the ligA gene encoding NAD-dependent DNA ligase LigA, producing the protein MARKKIDQLIDIINEHNYKYYVLDNPEITDYEYDMLMNELISLEKQFPELIRQDSPTQRVGGEPLEAFVQVQHSVPMLSLDNSYNKEDLLDFHNRIRKVIDGKIEYIVEPKIDGLSVSLKYEKGIFVQGATRGDGFVGEDITSNLRTIKTIPLKLKEEIDIEVRGEVYISREKFAELNQKQAEKGETIFANPRNAAAGSLRQLDPKIAAKRNLDIFIFNIQTIKNMHISKHTEGFEYLKSLGFKTSMYEVCHSIEEVIDQCEKWAEKRSNIPFEIDGLVIKINDLEQREALGTRSKSPRWAIAYKFPAEQKKTIVKDITIQVGRTGALTPTAELEPVRVAGSVISRATLHNEDYIKEKDIRIGDRVIIQKAGDVIPEVVRVVFDDRTGQEKEFKMPKVCPACGEEVIRLEGEAVTRCINTACPAQLRRGFIHFVSRDAMNIDGLGESIVNLLLDNNLVKDFADLYSIKKEDLVPLERMGEKSAQNLINAIEKSKNNDLDRVIFGLGIKLVGVRAAKLLADAFGDMDKLMKATYEEIVAIPEIGDKMAKSIEAFFKEDRNLKTIEKLRAAGVNMKALKTSEEEVEKKFEGLIFVLTGTLQKYKRNDAKAIIEKLGGRVSGSVSKKTSYVLAGAEAGSKLEKANQLGIRVISEEEFEQMIK; encoded by the coding sequence ATGGCACGTAAAAAAATAGATCAATTGATTGATATTATCAATGAGCATAATTATAAGTATTATGTATTAGATAATCCAGAAATTACAGACTATGAATATGACATGCTGATGAATGAATTAATATCATTAGAGAAGCAATTTCCAGAGCTTATTCGTCAGGATTCACCAACGCAAAGGGTAGGGGGAGAGCCTCTAGAAGCTTTTGTTCAAGTGCAGCATAGTGTGCCAATGCTTAGTTTAGACAATTCTTATAACAAAGAGGATTTGTTAGATTTTCATAATAGAATCCGAAAAGTTATTGATGGTAAGATAGAGTATATAGTTGAACCTAAAATTGATGGATTGTCTGTATCTTTAAAGTACGAAAAAGGAATATTTGTTCAAGGGGCTACTCGTGGAGATGGATTTGTTGGAGAAGATATTACATCTAATCTACGAACAATAAAGACCATTCCACTTAAGTTAAAGGAAGAAATAGATATTGAAGTAAGAGGGGAGGTTTATATTTCCCGGGAAAAATTTGCAGAATTAAATCAAAAACAAGCTGAAAAAGGAGAAACTATTTTTGCAAATCCTAGAAATGCGGCAGCTGGTTCTTTAAGACAGCTTGATCCTAAAATAGCTGCTAAGAGAAATTTAGATATATTTATTTTCAATATACAAACAATTAAAAATATGCATATTAGCAAGCATACAGAAGGATTTGAATATCTTAAAAGCTTAGGGTTTAAAACTTCTATGTACGAAGTTTGCCATAGCATAGAAGAAGTAATAGATCAATGTGAAAAATGGGCAGAAAAAAGAAGCAATATACCTTTTGAGATTGATGGACTTGTTATTAAGATAAATGATTTAGAACAAAGAGAGGCTCTTGGTACAAGATCTAAGAGTCCACGATGGGCTATTGCTTATAAATTTCCTGCTGAACAAAAAAAGACAATTGTAAAAGATATTACTATTCAAGTTGGAAGAACAGGAGCATTAACACCAACGGCAGAACTTGAACCTGTCAGGGTAGCAGGATCTGTTATTAGCCGTGCTACATTGCATAATGAGGATTACATTAAAGAAAAAGATATTCGTATTGGGGATAGAGTAATAATTCAAAAGGCAGGAGATGTTATACCAGAAGTTGTTCGTGTTGTTTTTGATGATAGAACAGGTCAAGAGAAAGAATTTAAAATGCCAAAAGTTTGTCCAGCTTGTGGTGAAGAGGTTATAAGATTAGAAGGTGAAGCTGTTACAAGATGTATAAATACTGCTTGTCCTGCTCAATTAAGGAGAGGTTTTATACATTTTGTATCAAGAGATGCTATGAATATTGATGGGCTTGGGGAGTCAATTGTAAATTTATTGTTAGACAATAATTTGGTTAAAGATTTTGCAGATTTATATTCTATTAAAAAAGAAGATTTAGTTCCTTTGGAAAGAATGGGAGAAAAATCTGCTCAAAATTTGATAAATGCTATTGAAAAATCTAAAAATAATGATTTGGATCGTGTAATTTTCGGTTTAGGAATAAAACTAGTAGGTGTTAGAGCAGCTAAACTTTTAGCAGATGCTTTTGGAGATATGGATAAATTGATGAAAGCAACCTATGAAGAAATTGTAGCCATTCCTGAGATAGGAGACAAAATGGCAAAAAGCATAGAAGCTTTTTTCAAAGAAGATAGGAACCTTAAAACTATTGAAAAATTAAGAGCTGCTGGTGTAAATATGAAAGCTTTAAAAACTTCAGAGGAGGAAGTAGAAAAGAAATTTGAAGGATTAATATTTGTATTGACAGGAACACTTCAAAAATATAAGCGGAATGATGCAAAGGCAATTATAGAAAAATTAGGTGGAAGGGTTTCAGGGAGTGTAAGTAAAAAGACAAGTTATGTACTAGCGGGAGCTGAAGCAGGTTCAAAATTGGAAAAAGCAAATCAATTAGGGATTCGTGTAATTAGCGAAGAAGAATTTGAACAAATGATTAAATAA
- a CDS encoding UvrD-helicase domain-containing protein, which produces MDLSMLNPPQREAVLKTEGPLLILAGAGSGKTRVLTHRIAYLIEELGVYPGNILAITFTNKAAKEMKYRVEDLLGRPTDIWVSTFHSACVKILRRDIEKIGYTNDFVIYDTSDQKVVFKECYKELNINDKLYPLPMVQHRISEAKDKMLTPEKFIKEYAGDFQMETIGKIYKLYQKKLKKNNALDFDDLIFKTVELFENDKVTLSYYQNKFQYIMVDEYQDTNQLQYKLISMLAAKHGNLCVVGDDDQCIVEGCKVETQDGKIAIEEIKEHQKVLCASGQAKTMIGTVDKKMKKEYKGPIVRIKTKSGKEIKGTPNHIGFARLNPQPGVYYVYLMYKKGYGYRIGQTQGVRSRKGEITNGLAVRLNQEHADKMWILKVCFSKDEAHFYEQLYAFKYGIPTTVFHANGRKMTLLQEHIDAIYKEINTEKAAINLMNDLCIFEEYPQHLCNAVVRGQSIRRIVNVTSFGGRETGLDAGWHGHRICLNTSGEDLKEKASKDFPVRDGQRNTWRIETERKEYDEAYLYARELAQLDDTIDIVKKARLTEKKSFYYMPLAHMKPTMHVAVYEDGKIIEDIIEEVVFEEYDGYVYDLSVPHFRQYICEGIVVHNSIYSWRGADIRNILNFEDDFKNATVIKLEQNYRSTQNILDAANCVIKNNRSRKNKKLWTSQESGEILRYYRAMNEHDEAGFVVKQIKDMVETDGRNYSEFAILYRTNAQSRVVEEMLMKAGIPYRIYGGLKFYDRKEIKDIIAYLRLIQNPVDDVSFKRVINVPKRGIGDRTVEKLEQMANQTGESIFSVILDDELIQGFSKRVKAGIKDFALLITKYGIMKEEIGITELIKNVLQESGYMDELRNENTVEAEARIENLQEFLSVAMDFERSSEVNTLEEFLSNISLVSDLDTMDDEENAVVLMTLHSAKGLEFPVVFLIGMEERIFPISRALESDRDLEEERRLCYVGITRAEEMLFLTHARMRTLYGRTNYNPMSRFIDEIEERLIDMDKEEMKKRDQKALAPNIGIYRGATLKETPKPINTGSKDVRPGSKVKHDKFGIGTIISVKKSTSGTELTIAFDNAGIKKLIKEFAPISVI; this is translated from the coding sequence ATGGATTTGTCCATGTTAAATCCTCCACAGAGGGAGGCTGTTTTAAAAACGGAAGGACCACTACTTATTTTAGCAGGTGCTGGATCGGGAAAAACTAGAGTTTTAACTCATAGAATTGCATATCTAATAGAAGAGCTTGGAGTTTATCCAGGGAATATTCTAGCGATTACATTTACAAATAAGGCAGCAAAAGAAATGAAGTACAGAGTAGAAGATTTATTAGGAAGGCCTACTGATATATGGGTAAGCACTTTTCACTCTGCTTGTGTAAAAATTTTAAGAAGAGATATAGAAAAGATAGGTTATACAAATGATTTTGTCATTTATGATACATCGGATCAAAAGGTAGTTTTTAAGGAATGTTATAAAGAATTAAACATAAATGATAAATTATATCCACTTCCTATGGTTCAGCATAGAATTAGTGAAGCGAAGGATAAAATGTTAACTCCGGAAAAGTTTATAAAAGAGTATGCTGGCGATTTTCAAATGGAGACAATAGGAAAGATATATAAACTTTATCAGAAAAAGTTAAAAAAGAATAATGCACTAGATTTTGATGATCTAATTTTTAAGACTGTTGAACTATTTGAAAATGACAAAGTAACTCTTTCTTATTACCAAAATAAGTTTCAATACATAATGGTAGATGAGTATCAGGATACAAATCAGCTTCAATATAAGTTGATTTCTATGCTTGCAGCAAAACATGGAAATTTATGCGTTGTAGGGGACGATGATCAATGTATTGTGGAGGGGTGTAAAGTAGAGACGCAAGATGGAAAAATTGCCATAGAAGAAATTAAAGAGCATCAAAAGGTGCTTTGTGCTTCAGGACAAGCGAAAACTATGATAGGTACTGTAGATAAGAAAATGAAAAAAGAATATAAAGGACCTATCGTAAGGATTAAAACAAAATCAGGAAAAGAAATCAAAGGTACACCGAATCATATTGGTTTTGCAAGACTGAATCCACAGCCTGGAGTTTATTATGTGTATTTAATGTATAAAAAAGGGTATGGATATCGTATAGGACAAACACAGGGTGTAAGAAGTAGAAAAGGTGAAATTACAAATGGATTGGCCGTAAGGCTTAATCAAGAACATGCAGATAAGATGTGGATTCTAAAAGTATGCTTTAGTAAAGATGAAGCACACTTTTATGAACAATTATATGCTTTTAAATATGGGATTCCTACAACTGTATTTCATGCAAATGGAAGAAAAATGACATTATTACAGGAACATATTGATGCAATTTATAAGGAAATTAACACAGAAAAAGCTGCAATTAATTTAATGAATGATTTATGTATTTTTGAAGAATATCCACAGCATTTGTGTAATGCAGTTGTTCGCGGTCAGTCTATAAGAAGAATTGTAAATGTTACTTCCTTTGGAGGAAGAGAAACTGGATTAGATGCTGGTTGGCATGGACATAGAATATGTTTGAATACATCAGGAGAAGATTTAAAGGAAAAAGCTAGCAAAGATTTTCCTGTAAGGGATGGACAAAGAAATACGTGGAGAATAGAAACAGAAAGAAAAGAATATGATGAAGCTTATTTATATGCAAGAGAATTAGCACAACTAGATGATACTATTGATATTGTAAAAAAAGCAAGATTAACAGAGAAAAAGAGTTTTTATTATATGCCGTTAGCTCATATGAAGCCTACAATGCATGTAGCAGTATATGAAGATGGAAAAATCATAGAAGACATTATAGAAGAAGTTGTTTTTGAAGAGTATGATGGATATGTATATGATTTATCAGTTCCTCATTTTAGACAATATATATGTGAAGGAATTGTTGTCCATAACTCTATTTACAGCTGGAGGGGTGCAGATATAAGAAATATCCTAAATTTTGAGGATGATTTTAAAAATGCAACTGTAATAAAACTCGAACAAAACTATCGTTCGACACAAAATATATTAGATGCTGCGAACTGTGTTATTAAAAATAATAGAAGTAGAAAAAACAAAAAATTATGGACTTCTCAAGAAAGTGGAGAAATATTAAGATATTATCGTGCTATGAATGAACATGATGAAGCAGGGTTTGTTGTAAAACAAATTAAAGACATGGTAGAAACGGATGGAAGAAACTATTCAGAATTTGCTATTCTTTATAGAACAAATGCCCAGTCTCGTGTAGTTGAAGAAATGCTCATGAAAGCAGGGATTCCTTATAGGATTTATGGAGGATTAAAGTTCTATGATCGTAAAGAAATAAAAGATATTATTGCTTATTTGAGATTGATTCAAAATCCTGTAGATGATGTAAGCTTTAAAAGAGTAATCAATGTTCCTAAAAGAGGGATTGGAGATAGAACTGTTGAAAAATTAGAACAAATGGCTAATCAAACAGGAGAAAGTATATTTAGTGTAATCCTAGATGATGAACTTATTCAAGGTTTTTCAAAAAGAGTGAAAGCAGGAATAAAGGACTTTGCATTATTGATTACGAAATATGGAATAATGAAGGAAGAAATAGGCATAACAGAACTTATTAAAAATGTATTGCAAGAGTCGGGATATATGGATGAGCTTCGTAATGAAAATACAGTAGAGGCTGAAGCGAGAATTGAAAACTTGCAAGAATTTTTATCGGTTGCTATGGACTTTGAAAGAAGTAGTGAAGTAAATACATTAGAAGAATTTTTATCCAATATATCATTAGTATCAGATTTAGATACGATGGATGATGAGGAAAATGCAGTAGTGCTTATGACTCTTCATAGTGCAAAGGGCTTAGAGTTTCCAGTTGTTTTCCTTATAGGGATGGAGGAGAGGATATTTCCAATCTCAAGGGCTTTAGAGAGTGATCGAGATTTGGAAGAAGAAAGAAGACTTTGTTATGTAGGAATTACTAGAGCAGAAGAGATGTTATTCCTAACCCATGCAAGAATGAGAACATTATATGGAAGAACCAACTACAATCCAATGTCTAGATTTATTGATGAAATTGAAGAGCGTTTGATTGATATGGATAAAGAGGAAATGAAGAAGAGAGATCAAAAGGCTTTAGCACCAAACATAGGGATATATCGGGGAGCAACCTTAAAAGAGACACCAAAACCTATTAATACAGGCTCAAAGGATGTTAGGCCAGGAAGCAAAGTAAAACATGACAAATTTGGCATAGGGACAATAATTTCTGTAAAGAAAAGTACAAGTGGTACAGAGTTGACAATTGCTTTTGATAATGCAGGAATAAAAAAGCTTATTAAAGAATTTGCACCAATTTCTGTTATATAG
- a CDS encoding MFS transporter has protein sequence MSQVYKNIKNDHQIWKFCFYGLLKNLKFFEPYLLIYLLGMGFNLFKIGILFSIREVITYIFEVPSGIFADHYGKKKELMICFTFYIISFVFFFIGKSFYNFVIGMIFFGLGEAFRSGTHKAMIYTYLEQKGWFEHKAFVYGRTRSFSLIGSAISAFLSILFILNLPSARWIFLICIIPYIIDFILIWSYPDSLDERRYNVLNLKKFFIESFIQLKNIIFNTSLNKILISSSLYDGIFKTIKDYIQLILKLTIITSAASSLKVLEGENMVKIYLGITYGIFYICSSMASKNVYKLNKITTSNKLLVVSFDVMAILLLFLSIAIKNNNIMIIIGIFFVLYILKDARRPIFVDVCGDYMEKNQRATVLSVDSQLRSLFTVIFAPIFGFVADHYSIGTLFLLIGILILIVNRFLYVPKQSLQIR, from the coding sequence ATGTCACAAGTATATAAAAATATTAAAAACGATCATCAAATATGGAAATTCTGTTTTTATGGTTTACTAAAAAATCTCAAATTTTTTGAACCATATCTTCTCATCTATCTTTTAGGGATGGGTTTTAATTTATTTAAGATAGGTATTTTATTCTCAATTAGGGAAGTCATTACCTATATATTTGAAGTACCTTCAGGCATATTTGCTGATCACTACGGAAAGAAAAAGGAACTGATGATTTGCTTTACTTTTTATATAATTTCATTTGTATTTTTCTTTATAGGAAAAAGCTTTTACAATTTTGTAATCGGTATGATCTTCTTTGGATTAGGTGAAGCCTTCAGATCTGGAACTCATAAAGCAATGATTTACACTTATCTTGAACAAAAAGGATGGTTTGAGCATAAAGCCTTTGTTTATGGAAGAACAAGATCATTTTCTTTAATAGGTTCAGCAATTTCTGCTTTTTTATCAATCCTATTTATTCTAAATTTACCTAGTGCAAGATGGATTTTTTTAATTTGTATCATACCATATATTATAGATTTTATACTAATATGGTCTTATCCTGATAGTTTAGATGAAAGAAGATACAATGTATTAAATTTGAAAAAATTCTTTATAGAAAGCTTTATTCAACTTAAGAATATTATTTTCAATACTTCTTTAAATAAAATCCTTATTAGTTCTTCGCTATATGATGGGATTTTTAAAACAATTAAGGATTATATTCAACTTATTTTAAAGCTAACAATAATAACTTCAGCTGCTTCTAGCTTGAAAGTGCTAGAAGGAGAAAATATGGTAAAAATATACTTAGGAATTACTTATGGTATATTTTATATATGTAGCTCTATGGCTTCAAAAAATGTTTACAAGCTTAATAAAATAACAACATCCAATAAACTATTAGTTGTTTCATTTGACGTTATGGCAATCCTTTTGTTGTTCCTTTCAATTGCAATAAAAAATAATAATATAATGATTATTATTGGAATTTTCTTTGTCTTATATATATTAAAAGACGCAAGAAGACCAATATTTGTTGATGTATGCGGTGATTATATGGAAAAAAATCAACGTGCTACAGTATTATCTGTAGATAGTCAATTAAGATCACTTTTTACAGTTATTTTTGCTCCAATCTTTGGTTTTGTAGCAGATCATTACTCCATAGGCACATTATTTTTATTGATTGGCATTCTAATTCTTATCGTTAATCGATTTTTATATGTACCAAAACAAAGTTTACAGATTAGATAG
- a CDS encoding ATP-binding protein, with product MRTEKKIQEILFISMSIIGITLLHYFTIASRWDIHDFYRRLYYIPIIVASFKFRLKGGVLSSLIISMLYTPHLLLYFGKINIEVLNQFLEIMMFIVIGTITGFLVESDFKKKKMLEIQIRKLTDLENYTQNILDSITNVFIAVDKNLMIQSMNKEGKKIFQLDGGIESRNLSSLFVEYDHVEKILNDVFKYNKKVLNMETQCISKDGKGVYVKLFAYPLRSTRDKVEGVVLVLEDISEIRKLESQVKRSEKLSAVGELALGIAHEIRNPLGIIKTISQTIHEDTDDEELEEGLEIIIHEIDRANSVIQSLLNFAKPNVYERKVQSIDGLLQDILLITKKYAQQNHVEMNYELQEDVKLFVDSEALKQAFVNIIFNAVQAMPKGGKLYISLFKEKNWVKISFEDTGIGIPQEKIEKIFEPFYTTKDTGTGLGLSITHRIIEEHKGYMGIDSVVGKGTKIDVYLPIAVEEGA from the coding sequence ATGAGAACAGAAAAAAAAATTCAAGAGATTCTATTTATTAGTATGAGTATTATAGGGATCACGTTACTTCATTATTTTACTATAGCTTCAAGATGGGATATACATGACTTCTATAGAAGGCTATATTATATTCCTATTATTGTTGCTAGTTTTAAATTTAGACTAAAAGGTGGTGTACTTTCATCACTCATTATTTCTATGCTGTATACACCCCATTTATTGTTATATTTTGGAAAAATCAATATAGAGGTATTAAATCAATTTTTAGAAATTATGATGTTTATAGTTATAGGTACAATCACAGGATTTTTAGTGGAATCTGACTTTAAAAAGAAAAAAATGCTAGAAATACAAATAAGAAAATTAACGGATCTTGAAAATTATACCCAAAATATATTAGATAGTATTACAAATGTTTTTATTGCTGTTGACAAAAATTTAATGATACAATCTATGAACAAGGAAGGGAAAAAAATATTTCAATTAGATGGAGGAATTGAGAGTAGAAATTTAAGTTCTTTGTTTGTCGAATACGACCATGTGGAAAAAATATTAAATGATGTATTTAAATATAATAAAAAAGTATTAAATATGGAAACACAATGCATTTCAAAAGATGGAAAAGGTGTTTATGTAAAACTGTTTGCATATCCATTACGAAGCACTAGGGACAAGGTAGAGGGAGTTGTACTTGTACTTGAAGATATATCTGAGATTCGAAAGTTAGAAAGCCAAGTAAAAAGATCGGAAAAGTTATCAGCAGTAGGAGAACTTGCATTAGGTATTGCTCATGAGATAAGAAATCCACTAGGTATTATAAAGACCATATCCCAAACAATACATGAAGATACAGACGATGAAGAGTTAGAAGAAGGTCTTGAAATTATCATTCATGAAATTGATAGAGCAAATTCAGTAATTCAGAGTTTGTTAAATTTTGCGAAGCCTAATGTATATGAAAGAAAGGTTCAAAGTATAGATGGCCTACTACAGGATATTCTACTGATTACGAAAAAATATGCACAGCAGAACCATGTAGAAATGAATTATGAGTTACAAGAAGATGTGAAATTATTTGTAGATTCAGAAGCATTAAAACAAGCATTTGTAAACATTATCTTTAATGCTGTACAAGCTATGCCAAAAGGTGGGAAATTATATATTAGTCTATTCAAAGAAAAGAATTGGGTAAAAATTTCTTTTGAAGATACTGGAATAGGAATACCTCAAGAAAAAATTGAAAAAATATTTGAGCCTTTTTACACTACAAAGGATACTGGAACAGGGCTTGGATTATCTATTACCCATAGAATTATAGAAGAACATAAGGGCTATATGGGGATAGATAGTGTAGTAGGAAAGGGAACAAAAATAGATGTATATCTTCCTATTGCAGTAGAGGAAGGAGCTTAA
- a CDS encoding LDCC motif putative metal-binding protein: MKKWFENFLKKLGEANKKNFGSERLDCCDVNKKSNGSKSK; encoded by the coding sequence ATGAAAAAGTGGTTTGAAAACTTTTTGAAGAAATTAGGTGAGGCAAATAAGAAAAACTTTGGATCAGAAAGATTAGATTGCTGTGATGTAAATAAAAAAAGTAATGGTTCTAAATCTAAGTAG
- a CDS encoding sulfurtransferase, which yields MFKKKLLIVTLLILSLVVSVVGCTQQPAQEAPKAEENAETKVGDLGYAHPESLISAQELKEIMNDENVVILGVEVRDYIPGSVKIKEEDFNYTADGLKNARPTKEQWEKVLSNVGIDNDDTIVLYDAKNMLLSARVWWILKYYNHDDVKILNGGIKAWENAGYETASSPAKKEATTYEIKGENPDILATVETVKTSFDNENIATLDTRSDKEWRKGRVPGAVHIEWTNALREDGTFKSADELKALYEEKGITADKEIITYCLGGWRAAHSMFALTELLGYENVKNYDGSWEDYEKSGEPIEK from the coding sequence ATGTTTAAGAAAAAGTTACTTATTGTAACGCTACTAATTTTATCTCTTGTAGTTTCAGTAGTTGGATGTACACAACAACCTGCTCAAGAAGCACCAAAAGCAGAGGAAAATGCTGAGACAAAAGTAGGAGATTTAGGATATGCTCATCCAGAAAGTTTAATTTCAGCACAAGAGTTAAAAGAAATTATGAATGATGAAAATGTTGTAATCCTTGGTGTAGAAGTAAGAGATTATATACCAGGATCTGTTAAGATTAAAGAAGAAGACTTTAATTATACTGCAGATGGACTAAAAAATGCGAGACCAACGAAAGAACAATGGGAAAAAGTTTTATCAAATGTAGGTATTGATAATGATGACACAATCGTTCTTTATGATGCGAAAAATATGTTATTATCAGCACGTGTTTGGTGGATTCTTAAATATTACAACCATGATGATGTGAAAATTTTAAATGGTGGTATAAAAGCATGGGAAAATGCTGGTTATGAAACAGCATCATCTCCAGCAAAAAAAGAAGCAACAACTTATGAAATCAAAGGAGAAAACCCAGATATACTTGCTACTGTTGAGACAGTAAAAACAAGCTTTGATAATGAAAATATTGCTACTTTAGATACGCGTTCAGACAAAGAATGGAGAAAAGGACGTGTTCCAGGAGCTGTTCACATTGAATGGACAAATGCACTAAGAGAAGATGGTACATTCAAGAGTGCTGATGAATTAAAAGCATTATATGAAGAAAAGGGAATTACAGCTGATAAAGAAATTATAACATACTGCTTAGGTGGTTGGAGAGCAGCTCACTCAATGTTTGCATTAACAGAATTACTTGGTTATGAAAATGTGAAAAACTATGATGGTTCATGGGAAGACTATGAAAAATCAGGAGAACCAATTGAAAAATAA
- a CDS encoding TVP38/TMEM64 family protein produces MSQGKEKQQEKKSSSFKLLAAVLIIAIGFFIAWKTGVVSKIQDVEAMQAFFKSFGIWGYLVFILVFIASCVFMLPGSMLTIVAGIAFGPILGGVVSLIGATLGATAAFLVSKYVARGMIEEKIGQNEMFKKIDDGVEKNGTSFLILTRLVPVFPFSFQNYAYGLTKINLGTYFIVSLICMAPGAFIYAYMAGEIVTNGFSAGLLVKFAIAGIALFLVSLIPKYIAKKKGINMEDLK; encoded by the coding sequence ATGTCTCAAGGAAAAGAAAAACAACAAGAAAAAAAGTCAAGTTCATTTAAATTGTTAGCAGCAGTACTTATTATTGCTATTGGTTTTTTTATAGCTTGGAAAACAGGTGTAGTTAGCAAGATTCAAGATGTTGAAGCAATGCAAGCATTTTTTAAGTCTTTTGGTATATGGGGTTATCTTGTATTTATACTGGTTTTTATTGCATCTTGTGTATTTATGCTCCCAGGATCAATGCTTACAATTGTAGCTGGAATTGCTTTTGGTCCAATATTAGGAGGAGTTGTTTCGTTAATAGGGGCAACACTTGGAGCGACAGCTGCCTTTTTAGTTTCAAAATATGTAGCTAGAGGAATGATTGAAGAGAAAATCGGACAGAACGAAATGTTCAAAAAAATAGATGATGGGGTTGAGAAGAATGGAACAAGTTTTTTAATTTTAACCCGTTTAGTTCCTGTTTTTCCATTTTCTTTCCAAAATTATGCATATGGATTGACAAAAATTAATTTAGGAACATATTTTATCGTATCATTAATTTGTATGGCACCAGGAGCATTCATTTATGCTTATATGGCTGGAGAGATTGTAACAAACGGTTTTTCAGCAGGATTGTTAGTGAAGTTTGCTATAGCAGGTATTGCTTTATTCTTAGTTTCATTAATACCAAAATACATTGCCAAGAAAAAAGGAATTAATATGGAGGATTTAAAATAA
- a CDS encoding sulfurtransferase, whose product MPKSVWIEYKEAINTGEGEDKTFKTLEELKAIYEANGITPDKTIIPYCQSAVRSAHTTFVLTQLLGYKNVKNYDGSWIEWSYHKDLPVETGEIK is encoded by the coding sequence ATTCCAAAGAGTGTTTGGATTGAATATAAAGAAGCGATCAATACAGGTGAAGGAGAAGATAAAACCTTTAAAACATTAGAAGAATTAAAAGCTATATATGAAGCAAATGGTATTACACCGGATAAAACAATTATCCCTTATTGTCAATCAGCAGTACGTTCTGCACATACTACATTTGTATTAACACAGTTATTAGGATATAAGAACGTGAAAAACTATGATGGTTCATGGATTGAATGGAGTTATCATAAAGATCTTCCAGTTGAAACTGGCGAAATAAAATAA
- a CDS encoding sulfurtransferase yields the protein MKKLLVVLMIATLIFGVAGCSSPDVKTEEELKKQETKYDQYANPEVIVSAMQAKEMIDQGGKIAVIDIRKSAEYLLGHIPGAINIWRPDYESTNYEFGGMRAEKEKMEAFLGSLGIDNETMILLYDGKGEYDAARVWWILDMYGHEKMALIDGGIDGWKASGLDTTIEKPEITPTEYKFKGDVDESKLATLEDVKAAIDDPNVIILDTRSIEEATGESLKERCI from the coding sequence GGCTGTAGTAGTCCTGATGTGAAAACTGAAGAAGAACTAAAAAAACAAGAAACAAAATATGATCAATATGCAAATCCTGAAGTGATTGTAAGTGCAATGCAAGCAAAAGAAATGATTGATCAAGGTGGAAAAATTGCAGTGATAGATATTAGAAAATCAGCAGAATATTTATTAGGACATATTCCAGGAGCTATTAACATTTGGAGACCAGATTATGAAAGTACAAACTATGAGTTTGGTGGAATGAGAGCAGAAAAAGAAAAGATGGAAGCATTCTTAGGAAGTTTAGGGATCGATAATGAAACAATGATTTTACTTTATGATGGCAAAGGTGAATATGATGCTGCTAGAGTATGGTGGATTTTAGATATGTATGGTCATGAAAAAATGGCTTTAATCGATGGAGGAATTGATGGATGGAAAGCTTCAGGACTAGATACAACTATTGAAAAGCCTGAAATCACTCCTACAGAGTACAAATTTAAAGGAGATGTAGATGAAAGTAAATTAGCTACTTTAGAAGATGTAAAAGCAGCAATTGATGATCCTAATGTAATCATATTAGATACACGTTCAATTGAAGAAGCTACAGGTGAGAGCTTAAAAGAAAGGTGCATATAG